The nucleotide window GTCCGTCATCACGTTCGCGCGCCGCCACAATCGCGCGAAGAAGAACACGGTGAGCATGCCGCTCATCAGCATGTTCCACCACAGCCAGTTGCCGGCGACGCCGTTGTTGGCGACGATGCCCGTGACGACGAGCGGCGTGTCGGCGGCGAACGTGGTCGCGACCATCGATGCGCCGGCGAGCCACCAGGCCACCTGCCGGCCCGAGATGAAGTACTCCTCGAGGCTTTCGCCGCCACGCTTCGTGTACAGCAGGCCGATGCCCGCCGATATCGCGAAGTAGGCGACGACGATCAGCCAGTCGACCGCGGTGAGATGCATGATCCCGTCAGAGAGAAGGTGATCGAGACGTCGAGCCTGCGCGGAGGACCACGGCCATCACGGCGTCGGCCAGCTGCCGGCGCACGGGAGTGATCTTGTTGTTGTTGCGCGTCGGATCGACGCGGTTGGTCAGCAAAATGATGAAAATGTCATTCGCCGGGTCGATGCCGATCGACGTGCCGGTGAACCCCGTGTGGCCGAACGCTCGCGACGACATGAGATGCCCCGCCCACGCCGCGGACGGCGAGGTGTACTTCATTCCCGCGAAATCGGGCTTCTGCCAGCCGATCCCGCGATCAGAGAATGCTGAATCCACGTATTGCGTGAACTGGTGAATCTGCGCCGACGGCAGCACGCGGACGCCGTCGATCACGCCGTCGTTCAGGTACATCTGTGCGAACCGCGTGAGGTCGTGCGCGGTGCTGAAGATGCCGGCGTGCGCCGACACGCCGCCCAGATAATACGCGCGCTCGTCATGCACCTTGCCGCGCACGAGCCCTCCGCGGCGTGGATCGAACTCGGTCGGCGCGGTCACGGCGAGGTACGACGGCGGCGGGTTGTACATCGTCTCACGCATGCCCGCGGGCACGAACACGTGATCGTGCAGATAGACGTCGAGCTTCTGTCCACTCACCTTCTCGAGCACGCGGCCCGCGATGTACGCGCCGACGTCGCTGTACACCATGCGCACGCCGGGCAGCGTATCGAGCGGCGTGTTGAACAGGAGCATGGCGACGCTATCGGGATTGTGCGTGATCTCGTCATACGGCTTGGAGCCAGGCGGCTGGTCCGGCGGCAGGCCCGACGTGTGCGTCAGCAGATGCCGAATGGTGACGAGCGACTTGTGCGGTCCGGTCCAGTCGGGCAAATACCGTTGAACCGGAGCATTCAGATCGATTTTGCCTTGGCCGACGAGCTGCATCATCCCGCTCGTCAGCCCGACCACTTTACTGAGCGACGCGAGATCCCACAGCGTGCGGTCATCGGGCCTCGGACTCGGCGCCCAATCGAGGTGACCCGCGCCGTATTCCGCGATGACGCGCCCGTGCGTGCCGACGACGGCGACGGCGCCGGGAAACGCGCTGTCGGCGACGGCGCGGTCGAGCACCTTGCGCACGGAATCGTTGATCGCCGCGGCGGCGGCATCTGTAATCACGCCCGCTGCCACGCCATGTTGAAGCGGTTGAACCGGTTGAAGCGGTTGAACCGGTTGAACCGGTTGAACCGGTTGAACCGGTTGAACAGCGCGCGCGCCCGCATGCCGGCAGGCGGCACCCGCGACGCCCAGAACGAACACCACAGAGGTTCGAGCGAGATGCATCGGTTGCACACTGGTTGGACGACTGTGAAGGGAATACTTGCGGCCATGCTCGTCATGAGCTGTGCCCGCCCGTCGACAAACGCGCAAACTTCGCCCGCGCAATCCGCCCGGGTTGGTGCCGCGGTGCGCCCCGGCATCTCGGTGCTGCTCGACGACAGCCTGGGTCTCGTGCGCGGCAAGCGCCTCGGACTCGTGACGAATCAGACAGGCGTCGACGCGCACGGCGTGTCGGACATCGATCTCCTGCGGGACGCGCGCGCCACATCGGCGAACGTGCGCTTGATCAAACTGTTTTCGCCGGAGCACGGCATTCGGGGCACGGAAGATCGCGAGCAGGTCGCGAGCGGCATCGATGAGCGCAGCGGATTGCCGGTGCATTCGCTCTACACGAACGGAACGATCGGACCGCCGGACAGCCTGGTCACCGACATCGACGCCATCGTGTTTGATCTCCAGGACATCGGAACGCGAACGTGGACCTACGTGGGAGAATTGATCTACACTCTGCGCGCCGCCGCGCGGCATCACCTGCCGGTCATCGTCCTCGATCGACCGAACCCGATCACCGGCGAGCACGTCTCGCCGCCGATGCT belongs to Gemmatimonadaceae bacterium and includes:
- a CDS encoding serine hydrolase domain-containing protein, giving the protein MAAGVITDAAAAAINDSVRKVLDRAVADSAFPGAVAVVGTHGRVIAEYGAGHLDWAPSPRPDDRTLWDLASLSKVVGLTSGMMQLVGQGKIDLNAPVQRYLPDWTGPHKSLVTIRHLLTHTSGLPPDQPPGSKPYDEITHNPDSVAMLLFNTPLDTLPGVRMVYSDVGAYIAGRVLEKVSGQKLDVYLHDHVFVPAGMRETMYNPPPSYLAVTAPTEFDPRRGGLVRGKVHDERAYYLGGVSAHAGIFSTAHDLTRFAQMYLNDGVIDGVRVLPSAQIHQFTQYVDSAFSDRGIGWQKPDFAGMKYTSPSAAWAGHLMSSRAFGHTGFTGTSIGIDPANDIFIILLTNRVDPTRNNNKITPVRRQLADAVMAVVLRAGSTSRSPSL